One window of Myxocyprinus asiaticus isolate MX2 ecotype Aquarium Trade chromosome 6, UBuf_Myxa_2, whole genome shotgun sequence genomic DNA carries:
- the LOC127442872 gene encoding gastrula zinc finger protein XlCGF57.1-like, which translates to MSIKEEKEDFSDPEPQLIENEDNEEKRDLIEVEVEVESQELNDVEQKQQCDKSVNFKTSEKSPSSQSKNNFSQKKTHRTRAKNSITCPQCGKSFTKKGNLNTHLKLHSGERPFTCPQCGKSFSLKGNLKSHMMIHTGEKPFACPQCEKSFAIKPDLERHLRIHTGEKPFTCPKCIKRFTQKESLKRHLSLHSGEKPFTCPQCEKSFTQRKQLEVHMIIHTGENPFTCHQCGKSFTQKGNLNTHLKLHSGEKPFTCPQCGKSFSLKGNLKSHMMLHTGEKTFTCPQCGKSFAIKQDLERHLRTHFGEKPFTCHQCGKSFTQKGNLNTHLKLHSGEKPFTCQCGKSFSLKGNLKSHMMLHTGEKPFTCLQCEKSFTVRKQLEVHMKIHTGENPFTCHQCGKNFTQKGDLERHLRTHTGEKPFTCTQCGKSFTQKIHLKRHLSLHSGEKPFTCFQCGKNYAERGQLEVHMKIHTGENPFLCHQCGKSFTQKGDLEKHLRIHTGEKPFTCLQCGKIFTQKIHLKRHLSLRCGEKPLSLFSNDPQREIAVPLIGVPPTEIVLPLCCGATMEKCATPPPTDVAASVDAKHKTFP; encoded by the coding sequence ACTTGATCGAGGTGGAAGTGGAAgtggaaagtcaagaactgaatgacgtGGAGCAGAAACAGCAGTGTGATAAATCTGTCAATTTCAAAACTAGTGAAAAATCTCCCAGCTCACAGTctaaaaataatttctcacaGAAAAAAACTCATAGAACAAGAGCAAAGAATTCtatcacatgccctcagtgtggaaagagtttcactaaaAAAGGAAACCTTAACACTCACTTAAAACTTCACTCTGGAGAAAggcctttcacatgccctcagtgtggaaagagtttctcacTTAAAGGAAACCTAAAGAGTCACATGatgattcacactggagagaagcctttcgcATGCCCTCAatgtgaaaagagttttgcaataAAACCAGATCTTGAGAGACACCTGAgaattcacaccggagagaagcctttcacatgccccaAGTGTATAAAGAGATTCACACAAAAAGAAAGCCTTAAGCGGCACCTAAGTCTTCattctggagagaagcctttcacatgccctcagtgtgaaaagagtttcacacagAGAAAACAGCTTGAAGTTCACATGataatccacactggagagaaccCTTTCACttgtcatcagtgtggaaagagtttcacacaaaaggGAAACCTTAACACTCACTTAAAacttcactctggagagaagcctttcacttgccctcagtgtggaaagagtttctcacTTAAAGGAAATCTAAAGAGTCACATGATgcttcacactggagaaaagacTTTCACCTGccctcaatgtggaaagagtttcgcaATAAAACAAGATCTTGAGAGACACCTGAGAACTCACTTCggagaaaagcctttcacatgccatcagtgtggaaagagttttacacaaAAAGGAAACCTTAACACTCACTTAAAACTTCattctggagagaagccttttacatgccaatgtggaaagagtttctcacTCAAAGGAAACCTAAAGAGTCACATGAtgcttcacactggagagaagcccttcacatgccttcagtgtgaaaAAAGTTTCACAGTGAGAAAACAGCTTGAGGTTCACATGAAAATCCACACAGGAGAGAACCCTTTCacctgccatcagtgtggaaagaatttcacacaaaaaggagatcTTGAGAGGCACCTGAgaactcacactggagagaagcctttcacatgcactcagtgtggaaagagtttcacacagaaAATACACCTTAAGAGGCACCTGAGtcttcactctggagagaagcctttcacgtgctttcagtgtggaaagaattACGCAGAGAGAGGACAGCTTGAGGTTCACATGAAAATCCACACAGGAGAGAACCCTTTCctctgccatcagtgtggaaagagttttacacaaAAAGGAGATCTTGAGAAGCACCTAagaattcacacaggagagaagcctttcacatgccttcagtgtggaaagatttTCACTCAAAAAATACACCTTAAGAGGCACCTAAGTCTTCGCTGTGGAGAGAAGCCACTGTCCCTTTTCTCTAATGACCCTCAGAGGGAGATAGCTGTGCCCCTTATCGGTGTCCCTCCAACGGAGATTGTTCTGCCCCTTTGCTGTGGTGCCACTATGGAGAAGTGTGCAACCCCACCCCCAACTGACGTAGCAGCCTCTGTGGATGCCAAACATAAAACATTCCCTTAA